One part of the Bdellovibrio bacteriovorus genome encodes these proteins:
- the ctaD gene encoding cytochrome c oxidase subunit I, with amino-acid sequence MAKTTAHGDNYINFEKGIWSWLTTVDHKRIGLMYFITVMFFFLVGGIMALLLRLELFAPNAAPNVGQILANGDVYNQVMTYHGAIMVFMVIVPGIPAILGNFFLPLQIGAKDVAFPRINLLSWYCFMAGAALAIATFFTTKIDTGWTFYTPYSIRTGTATAMMVLAAFIMGMSSILTGLNFIVTVHKLRAPGMTMHRMPLFIWSLYATAILQMLATPVLGITLLLLAVERFLGIGIFDPKLGGDPVLFQHFFWFYSHPAVYIMVIPAMGIISELITTFSKKVIFGYTAIAYSSLGIAAVSFFVWGHHMFVSGQSETTGIIFSFLTMLVGVPTAIKMFNWVATFYKGSVSFQSPMLYALGFMFLFAIGGVTGIMLATLPIDVHFHDTYFVVAHFHYVMVGGTLMALMGGYFYWFPKMFGKMYNETTARISFVFIFIGFNVTFFPQFVLGAMGMPRRYFDYIPAYENLNKISTVGSWLILIGFLFGLYTIVQGLLKGEKAPMNPWGSKTLEWQTASPPPHDNFSVEPVVTAGPYEYR; translated from the coding sequence ATGGCGAAAACTACAGCTCACGGCGACAACTATATTAATTTCGAAAAAGGCATCTGGTCCTGGCTGACTACTGTCGACCACAAACGTATCGGCCTGATGTACTTCATCACAGTTATGTTCTTCTTCCTTGTCGGTGGGATCATGGCTTTGTTGCTTCGTTTGGAACTTTTTGCTCCAAATGCGGCACCAAACGTGGGTCAGATTCTGGCAAACGGTGACGTTTACAACCAGGTGATGACGTATCACGGGGCGATCATGGTCTTCATGGTTATCGTTCCTGGTATCCCGGCGATTCTGGGCAACTTCTTCCTGCCTTTGCAAATCGGTGCGAAAGACGTGGCCTTCCCAAGAATCAACCTGCTGAGCTGGTACTGCTTCATGGCGGGTGCGGCTCTGGCGATTGCGACCTTCTTCACTACTAAGATCGACACTGGTTGGACGTTCTACACTCCTTATTCTATCAGAACGGGTACAGCGACGGCGATGATGGTTCTTGCAGCCTTCATCATGGGTATGTCCTCCATCCTGACAGGTCTGAACTTCATCGTGACTGTGCACAAGCTGAGAGCTCCTGGCATGACCATGCACCGTATGCCATTGTTCATCTGGTCTTTGTATGCAACAGCGATCCTTCAGATGCTGGCGACTCCGGTTTTGGGTATCACATTGCTTCTTCTGGCAGTGGAAAGATTCCTGGGTATCGGTATCTTCGATCCTAAACTGGGTGGTGACCCGGTATTGTTCCAGCACTTCTTCTGGTTCTACTCTCACCCTGCGGTTTACATCATGGTTATCCCGGCGATGGGTATCATCTCCGAGCTGATCACGACCTTCTCCAAAAAAGTCATCTTCGGTTACACGGCGATCGCATACTCTTCTTTGGGTATCGCGGCGGTGTCCTTCTTCGTTTGGGGTCACCACATGTTCGTGTCCGGTCAGTCTGAAACGACTGGTATCATCTTCTCCTTCCTGACAATGCTGGTTGGGGTTCCGACGGCGATCAAGATGTTCAACTGGGTGGCGACTTTCTATAAAGGTTCCGTGTCCTTCCAGTCTCCGATGCTTTACGCTTTAGGCTTCATGTTCCTGTTCGCCATCGGTGGTGTGACTGGTATCATGCTGGCGACCTTGCCAATCGACGTTCACTTCCACGATACCTACTTCGTGGTGGCTCACTTCCACTACGTAATGGTGGGTGGTACCTTGATGGCGTTGATGGGTGGTTACTTCTACTGGTTCCCGAAAATGTTCGGTAAGATGTACAACGAAACCACTGCTCGTATCTCTTTCGTGTTCATCTTCATCGGTTTCAACGTGACCTTCTTCCCTCAGTTCGTTCTGGGCGCAATGGGTATGCCTCGTCGTTACTTCGACTACATCCCGGCGTACGAGAATCTGAATAAGATCTCCACAGTGGGTTCTTGGTTGATCCTTATCGGCTTCCTGTTCGGTCTTTACACAATCGTTCAGGGTCTGTTGAAAGGTGAAAAAGCTCCGATGAATCCTTGGGGCTCTAAAACTTTGGAGTGGCAGACGGCTTCTCCTCCTCCACATGACAACTTCAGTGTTGAACCAGTAGTAACAGCGGGGCCTTATGAGTACAGATAA
- the coxB gene encoding cytochrome c oxidase subunit II, producing MMWFNIAKAQSFMPTQGTEIAKQVDNLYGFLLVTSLIACVLVIGGMIYFVWKYRRKSSNDKTAYISHNTALEFLWSFIPLVIFLGVFGWGWYIYHQMRAMPKNALEINVLGKQWAWEVEYKNGFKTVNEVVVPINQDVKILLTSSDVIHSFFVPSFRIKQDAVPGRYTALWFKADKLGEFHLFCTEYCGTSHSGMIGKLRVVSREDFDKYLEQGQEERFLPLGEKGKKLFAVKACASCHAVDSPATMVGPSLFQKFGHEEVMDDGTKIMFDENYIRESILEPNKHIVKGFPKGVMPTFQGQLNENELSALVEYIKNLK from the coding sequence ATGATGTGGTTTAATATTGCGAAGGCCCAATCCTTCATGCCCACGCAGGGAACCGAGATTGCGAAGCAGGTCGACAATCTTTATGGATTCTTGCTTGTAACAAGTTTGATCGCCTGCGTCCTTGTGATCGGTGGGATGATCTATTTCGTTTGGAAATACAGACGTAAGTCTTCCAACGACAAGACAGCCTATATCTCTCACAACACAGCGTTGGAGTTCTTGTGGTCATTCATTCCACTTGTAATCTTCCTGGGTGTGTTCGGCTGGGGCTGGTACATCTATCACCAAATGCGCGCGATGCCTAAAAATGCGTTGGAAATCAACGTATTGGGTAAACAGTGGGCTTGGGAAGTTGAATACAAGAACGGTTTCAAAACCGTGAATGAGGTTGTGGTACCTATCAATCAGGACGTGAAGATTCTTCTGACTTCCTCTGATGTGATCCACTCCTTCTTCGTTCCATCCTTCCGTATTAAACAGGATGCGGTTCCAGGCCGTTACACAGCTTTGTGGTTCAAGGCTGACAAGCTGGGCGAATTTCACCTGTTCTGTACTGAGTACTGCGGTACTTCTCACTCCGGCATGATCGGTAAGTTGAGAGTTGTTTCCCGTGAAGACTTCGACAAATACCTGGAACAGGGTCAGGAAGAAAGATTCCTGCCGCTGGGTGAAAAAGGTAAGAAATTGTTTGCGGTTAAAGCCTGCGCGTCCTGCCACGCGGTGGACAGCCCGGCAACAATGGTCGGTCCTTCTTTGTTCCAGAAATTCGGTCACGAAGAAGTTATGGATGATGGCACCAAGATCATGTTCGACGAAAACTACATTCGCGAATCCATCCTTGAGCCAAACAAACACATCGTTAAAGGCTTCCCTAAGGGCGTAATGCCCACCTTCCAGGGTCAGCTGAACGAAAACGAATTGAGTGCTCTTGTCGAGTACATCAAGAATCTGAAGTAA
- a CDS encoding SCO family protein has product MKTKTMGTVLMTAVLVLFSAGAQAYDGKPAPMVANEQPKELEGVGIDEKLGSKIDLTLKVKDDNGQEVALGSFFDGKHPVIISPVYFSCPGLCNFHLNGLTDALKLMDKDWTIGKKFKLLSVSFDSKETPDLAAHKKQTYMKLYDRAGSEKEWHFITADESTVQALTQSLGFKFRWDEKAQEWAHASAAIVITPDGTISRYLPGIMFNPQDIKIALNEATDGKIGTFVDSLVLYCFKYDPHQSKYTLVAFNVMKMGGAVMVLVMVIWLLPVWIRARREQNNTAGR; this is encoded by the coding sequence TTGAAAACAAAGACAATGGGAACGGTACTGATGACAGCCGTTCTTGTTTTGTTTTCAGCAGGTGCTCAAGCCTACGACGGCAAGCCGGCTCCGATGGTTGCCAACGAGCAGCCCAAAGAGCTTGAAGGCGTGGGTATCGACGAAAAGTTGGGTTCAAAAATCGACCTGACTTTGAAAGTGAAAGACGACAATGGCCAGGAAGTGGCGCTGGGGTCTTTCTTCGACGGTAAACATCCGGTGATCATTTCGCCGGTGTATTTTTCCTGTCCGGGTCTTTGTAACTTCCATTTGAACGGTCTGACCGACGCGCTCAAGTTGATGGACAAGGATTGGACGATTGGTAAGAAGTTTAAGTTGCTGTCTGTGAGTTTTGACTCAAAAGAGACTCCCGACTTGGCGGCACACAAAAAACAGACTTACATGAAGCTGTATGACCGCGCCGGATCTGAAAAGGAATGGCACTTCATCACGGCGGACGAATCCACGGTGCAGGCACTGACGCAGTCACTGGGATTCAAGTTCAGATGGGACGAGAAAGCCCAGGAGTGGGCCCACGCTTCAGCAGCGATTGTGATCACTCCGGACGGCACGATCTCGCGCTATCTGCCGGGGATTATGTTTAATCCTCAGGACATCAAGATCGCTCTGAACGAAGCGACCGATGGTAAAATCGGAACCTTCGTCGACAGCTTGGTGCTTTATTGTTTTAAGTATGACCCACATCAAAGCAAGTACACGCTTGTTGCCTTCAACGTAATGAAGATGGGCGGAGCGGTGATGGTTTTGGTGATGGTAATTTGGTTATTGCCTGTATGGATTCGCGCTCGCAGAGAGCAGAACAATACGGCGGGGAGATAA
- a CDS encoding c-type cytochrome, with protein sequence MSEPRDEYNRSGLLAFAFSMVFVCAFFVYIVAINKGVDLGENVVDPNAPAVEGAVPVFDITKVQDPWVSTPEMVAYGKKFYATNCAMCHGNEGKGDGAAGAALNPKPRNLVEGKWTQGEGAIAHYKVLQNGIKGSSMAAYSHFKPADRWAVIHFIDSITENKSKDDPAKVAEFAKTAQ encoded by the coding sequence ATGTCTGAACCTAGAGATGAGTATAACCGTAGTGGTCTGCTGGCGTTTGCCTTTTCAATGGTATTCGTCTGTGCATTCTTCGTTTACATCGTTGCGATCAATAAAGGTGTTGATCTTGGCGAGAACGTTGTAGATCCAAATGCCCCTGCAGTAGAGGGCGCTGTTCCTGTCTTCGATATCACCAAAGTTCAGGATCCTTGGGTTTCCACTCCAGAAATGGTTGCTTACGGTAAGAAGTTCTACGCTACAAACTGCGCTATGTGCCACGGTAACGAAGGTAAAGGCGACGGTGCTGCGGGTGCGGCTTTGAATCCTAAGCCACGTAACTTGGTTGAAGGTAAATGGACTCAAGGTGAAGGCGCTATCGCTCACTATAAAGTTCTGCAAAATGGTATCAAAGGTTCCTCTATGGCGGCTTACTCTCATTTCAAGCCGGCTGATCGTTGGGCTGTGATCCATTTCATCGATTCTATCACTGAAAATAAATCCAAAGACGATCCTGCTAAAGTTGCTGAGTTTGCAAAAACCGCACAATAA
- a CDS encoding alpha/beta fold hydrolase — protein MIHHEVVDGLVPESVFFIHGNLASNRWWYPAQEHWAKHAAGKNYSGSLIYAEFRGCGKSAAPKDSSEVDMHLFAEDFIALLKQLNKGPYHLVGHSTGGLIAALMLSKAPTLFKKAVLLDPVGAQGVTFDASMITAFEQMKQDRALTATVIGSTIHNNNPHSQYFQEVVVADAYKAVQTIGHWVLKALDGLDVREDLKSVEHEVLVLHGEHDKLLSEVDSQALAALFLRGKFAQIPDLGHCPNIENPEAFVNITRSYLF, from the coding sequence ATGATTCACCATGAAGTCGTCGACGGGCTGGTTCCGGAAAGTGTTTTCTTTATCCATGGAAATCTGGCTTCCAACCGCTGGTGGTATCCGGCGCAGGAACACTGGGCAAAGCATGCGGCGGGAAAGAATTATTCCGGTTCTTTGATTTACGCTGAATTTCGCGGGTGCGGGAAAAGTGCCGCCCCCAAGGATAGCAGTGAAGTTGACATGCATCTGTTTGCCGAGGATTTCATCGCGTTGCTCAAACAACTGAACAAGGGGCCGTATCATCTGGTGGGGCATTCCACCGGGGGGCTGATTGCGGCGCTGATGTTGTCAAAAGCACCCACTCTTTTTAAAAAGGCCGTCCTGCTTGATCCTGTCGGGGCACAAGGCGTCACGTTCGATGCTTCGATGATCACCGCGTTTGAGCAGATGAAACAAGATCGCGCGCTGACGGCGACGGTGATTGGATCTACGATTCATAATAATAATCCCCATTCCCAATACTTCCAGGAAGTGGTGGTGGCGGATGCCTATAAAGCTGTGCAAACCATCGGTCACTGGGTGCTTAAAGCCCTTGATGGGCTTGATGTTCGCGAGGATTTGAAGTCCGTGGAACATGAAGTTCTGGTGCTTCACGGGGAGCACGACAAGCTGCTTTCTGAGGTTGATTCTCAAGCTCTGGCGGCGCTGTTTTTGCGGGGTAAATTCGCGCAAATTCCTGACTTAGGACATTGTCCAAATATCGAGAATCCTGAAGCCTTTGTGAACATCACTCGGAGTTACCTGTTCTAG
- a CDS encoding alpha/beta fold hydrolase — MRFLFLALSVLVSGFFVSLESLAKAEVFKGFVQVAPQKELFVDYVPAKEKQPTVILINGLTYSTRQWDSFVNALLAKGVGVLRYDPIGQGQTLLKYAPVVAPIPVQDQVADLKALLDKMNLKGPYNIAGLSYGGGVAAGFTAAYPSLVKNLIMMAPFTRPLDGQDQWIRAQIWATRQIFPFNKMSDDDLYDYYLHQIIYATYPQAEPIVLENPFKLEATFRLVQGIRKYRPIDLTESIPAKSLHLLIARQDQYINTSVLDEYWDAVPEKSRASRLYINGSEHKMVEAVPNFTAAWVYQILSGNKKLSEGRDFEGYPFRGEVRTGQEEIQVGRE; from the coding sequence ATGAGATTTCTGTTCTTGGCTTTGAGTGTCTTGGTATCAGGTTTCTTTGTGTCCCTGGAGTCTTTGGCGAAGGCTGAAGTGTTTAAGGGCTTCGTACAGGTTGCTCCGCAAAAAGAGTTGTTTGTGGATTATGTTCCGGCCAAAGAAAAACAGCCCACGGTTATTTTGATCAATGGTCTGACTTACAGCACCCGCCAGTGGGATTCTTTCGTGAATGCTCTGCTGGCAAAAGGTGTCGGCGTTTTGCGCTATGATCCCATCGGACAAGGGCAGACTTTGTTGAAGTATGCTCCGGTGGTGGCGCCGATTCCGGTTCAGGATCAGGTCGCAGACCTGAAAGCGCTTTTAGATAAAATGAATTTAAAAGGTCCATATAATATTGCTGGACTGTCTTATGGCGGTGGTGTGGCTGCAGGCTTCACCGCCGCTTATCCATCCCTGGTGAAAAATCTGATCATGATGGCTCCGTTCACACGTCCGTTGGATGGTCAGGATCAGTGGATTCGTGCGCAGATCTGGGCGACTCGTCAGATTTTTCCGTTTAACAAAATGTCCGACGATGATTTGTATGACTATTATCTGCATCAGATCATTTATGCGACCTATCCGCAGGCAGAGCCGATCGTGCTTGAAAATCCGTTCAAGCTGGAAGCCACTTTCCGTCTGGTTCAGGGGATTCGCAAGTATCGTCCGATTGATTTGACAGAATCCATTCCGGCAAAATCATTGCATCTGTTGATTGCACGCCAGGATCAGTACATCAATACAAGCGTGCTGGATGAATACTGGGATGCCGTTCCTGAAAAATCCCGCGCCAGCCGTTTGTACATCAATGGTTCGGAACACAAGATGGTGGAAGCCGTTCCAAACTTCACCGCGGCTTGGGTTTATCAGATTCTTTCCGGCAACAAGAAGCTTTCTGAGGGTCGTGATTTTGAAGGTTATCCCTTCCGCGGAGAAGTGCGCACCGGCCAAGAAGAAATTCAGGTGGGTCGCGAATGA
- the fabG gene encoding 3-oxoacyl-ACP reductase FabG, whose translation MTNINFDFKNKNAIVTGGASGIGFQITKSFLEAGGNVSIWDYSEAALQTAKSEFAKYGSQIHIAQVDVGNRDSVAKAAASLPWAVDILVNNAGITRDKSFAKMSPEDWDAVINTNLTGLFNVTKSVLEKFNPNSSSKRIINIASVVALYGNFGQTNYVAAKAGVIGMSKTWAKELGRKGFTSNAIAPGFIATAMTKAMPAEVLDGMKGKVPVARLGEVEDIANACLFLSSEQAGYINGAVISVDGGLVL comes from the coding sequence ATGACAAATATTAATTTTGATTTCAAAAACAAAAATGCCATCGTGACCGGCGGAGCTTCCGGTATCGGTTTTCAAATCACCAAAAGCTTTTTGGAAGCCGGTGGAAATGTTTCCATCTGGGATTATTCTGAAGCAGCTTTGCAAACTGCAAAATCTGAATTTGCAAAATACGGATCGCAGATTCACATCGCGCAAGTCGATGTTGGCAATCGTGACTCCGTCGCGAAAGCGGCGGCGTCTTTGCCGTGGGCTGTGGATATTCTTGTGAACAACGCCGGTATCACCCGCGACAAATCTTTTGCAAAGATGTCACCTGAAGACTGGGATGCGGTGATCAATACCAATCTGACGGGTTTGTTCAATGTCACTAAATCTGTTTTGGAAAAATTCAATCCAAACTCCAGCAGCAAGCGCATCATCAATATCGCGTCTGTTGTGGCGCTTTATGGAAACTTCGGTCAGACGAATTACGTGGCGGCAAAAGCGGGCGTTATCGGTATGTCCAAGACATGGGCGAAAGAGCTGGGTCGCAAAGGTTTCACTTCCAATGCAATTGCTCCGGGCTTTATCGCAACGGCAATGACCAAAGCGATGCCTGCAGAAGTTCTGGACGGCATGAAAGGCAAAGTTCCGGTGGCGCGTTTGGGTGAAGTGGAAGACATCGCCAACGCATGTTTGTTCCTGTCCAGCGAGCAGGCGGGCTATATCAACGGCGCTGTGATCAGCGTTGATGGCGGTTTGGTTTTGTAA
- a CDS encoding ketoacyl-ACP synthase III — protein sequence MMTTTRKATIAGTGMYAPERVITNQYFNDLYKKDIGTFLAENRNIKERRWMNEDQRTSDLILPAAEQAMKAAGITAKDLDLIIVSTDTPDYLSPSTASVVAYRLGAVNAGTYDINTACAGFVVGCDIASKYIFADSKYKNVLVVGAYAMSKYLNFDDYKIASLFADGAGAVILQPSKDNTGFIDSQMYTDGQYHDYMGIYAGGTAQPVTHQVVENKGHLLAFPKRIPPETNGIHWPRLTNILLDRIQKKPSDIKHFFITQFNVQSIYETLDKLELPRDRAHYVMDRYGYTGSASIGMAVADAANQKKMKKGDLVFMLGSGGGMSMAALALEWGYDT from the coding sequence ATGATGACGACGACAAGAAAAGCGACAATTGCAGGGACCGGGATGTACGCGCCTGAACGCGTGATCACCAATCAATATTTCAATGATCTTTACAAAAAAGACATCGGAACCTTCCTCGCGGAAAACCGCAACATCAAGGAACGCCGCTGGATGAATGAAGATCAGCGCACGTCGGATTTGATTCTGCCCGCCGCCGAACAGGCGATGAAAGCTGCTGGCATCACAGCCAAGGATCTGGATCTTATTATCGTCTCTACTGACACACCTGACTATCTTTCCCCGTCCACGGCCTCGGTGGTGGCTTACCGCCTGGGCGCAGTGAATGCGGGTACTTACGACATCAACACCGCGTGCGCGGGTTTTGTTGTGGGCTGCGATATCGCTTCAAAATATATTTTCGCCGACAGCAAGTACAAAAATGTTCTGGTGGTGGGCGCCTATGCGATGTCCAAGTATCTGAACTTTGATGATTACAAAATTGCTTCGCTGTTTGCCGACGGCGCGGGAGCGGTGATTTTGCAGCCGTCCAAAGACAACACCGGATTCATCGACAGCCAGATGTACACCGACGGTCAATATCACGACTATATGGGCATCTATGCCGGGGGCACAGCCCAGCCGGTCACTCACCAGGTCGTGGAAAACAAAGGTCACCTGTTGGCTTTCCCAAAACGCATTCCGCCTGAAACCAACGGCATCCACTGGCCGCGTTTGACTAATATTTTATTGGATCGCATCCAGAAGAAACCGTCTGATATCAAGCATTTCTTCATCACCCAGTTCAACGTGCAAAGCATCTATGAAACTTTGGACAAACTGGAGCTTCCGCGCGATCGCGCCCATTACGTGATGGACCGCTACGGATATACCGGTTCTGCCAGCATCGGCATGGCGGTGGCGGATGCGGCCAATCAGAAAAAAATGAAAAAAGGCGACTTGGTCTTTATGTTGGGCTCCGGCGGTGGTATGAGCATGGCTGCACTGGCTCTGGAGTGGGGATACGACACTTAA
- a CDS encoding acyl-CoA synthetase yields the protein MELDWLKRWKLYSPKNIAIKDGDTGREFSYADFFDLANAGAHVLHEKFGICKGDRVAVLATNELEYVFLFFALQRLGAIMVPVNFRLTQREVNHIVADSSPKLVLFQEAYRDIVENLPGTRHYLLQGPDSFATDLQNPPAQGEMPFVPNENDPAMILYTSGTTGSPKGAILTYKMIFWNSINTTLRLNISQTDCTVIFLPFFHTGGWNVLTTPFIHRGAKVVFLKKFDAEQILALSEKEKATLLFGVPTTMEMMARSPRFNDTNLENIRYAIVGGEPMPLELIKTWDKKGVPVRQGYGLTEFGPNVFSLNEEDALRKIGSIGFPNFYIEAKVVDPEGRELGANQVGELLLRGPMIMQGYWHNEKATQETIKEGWLCTGDLVRRDDEGYYYVVGRKKDMFISGGENVYPPEVEQILRSHPGVLEAAVIGIPDDKWGEVGKAFVVRSSNDLTPETLHQHCVQNLAKFKIPKHFVFLPSLPKGDSGKILKRVLAETVNQSF from the coding sequence ATGGAACTGGATTGGCTGAAACGCTGGAAGCTTTATTCTCCGAAAAATATCGCCATTAAAGATGGCGATACGGGCCGTGAATTTTCCTACGCTGATTTTTTCGATCTGGCCAACGCCGGAGCGCACGTGCTGCACGAAAAGTTCGGCATCTGCAAAGGGGACCGTGTGGCGGTCCTGGCCACCAACGAACTGGAATACGTGTTTCTGTTCTTTGCTTTGCAACGCCTGGGCGCCATCATGGTGCCGGTCAACTTCCGCCTGACCCAGCGAGAGGTCAATCACATCGTCGCCGACTCTTCGCCAAAACTGGTTTTGTTCCAGGAAGCGTATCGTGACATCGTCGAAAACCTTCCGGGCACAAGACACTATCTCCTGCAGGGACCAGACAGCTTCGCTACAGATCTGCAAAATCCGCCAGCGCAAGGGGAAATGCCCTTCGTGCCGAACGAGAATGATCCGGCGATGATCCTTTACACGTCAGGCACCACAGGCTCCCCAAAAGGCGCCATCCTGACCTACAAAATGATCTTCTGGAATTCGATCAACACAACGTTGCGACTAAATATTTCACAAACCGACTGCACGGTGATCTTTTTGCCATTCTTCCACACCGGTGGCTGGAATGTTTTAACGACTCCGTTCATTCATCGTGGCGCCAAAGTGGTGTTCTTGAAAAAATTCGACGCTGAACAAATTTTAGCTTTAAGTGAAAAAGAAAAAGCGACGCTGTTGTTCGGTGTTCCGACCACCATGGAAATGATGGCAAGGTCCCCACGTTTCAACGACACCAACTTAGAAAACATCCGCTATGCCATTGTCGGCGGCGAACCGATGCCGCTGGAGCTGATCAAGACCTGGGATAAAAAAGGCGTTCCCGTCCGCCAGGGCTATGGTCTGACCGAATTTGGTCCGAATGTGTTTTCACTGAATGAAGAAGATGCCCTTCGCAAAATCGGCTCTATCGGTTTTCCGAACTTCTATATTGAAGCCAAAGTCGTCGACCCTGAAGGCCGCGAGCTGGGGGCCAATCAGGTGGGCGAACTGCTCTTACGCGGTCCGATGATCATGCAGGGCTACTGGCACAACGAAAAGGCCACGCAAGAAACCATCAAAGAAGGCTGGCTTTGCACCGGCGATCTGGTTCGTCGTGATGACGAAGGTTATTATTATGTTGTCGGACGCAAAAAAGACATGTTCATTTCGGGTGGAGAAAACGTGTACCCGCCCGAAGTGGAGCAGATCCTGCGTTCCCACCCCGGCGTCTTAGAGGCGGCGGTCATTGGCATTCCGGATGACAAATGGGGCGAGGTCGGCAAAGCCTTTGTGGTTCGCAGCAGCAATGACCTGACGCCGGAAACCCTGCACCAGCACTGCGTTCAGAACCTGGCGAAGTTCAAAATTCCCAAACATTTCGTGTTTTTGCCGAGCCTTCCCAAAGGGGACAGCGGCAAAATTCTGAAGCGCGTTCTAGCGGAAACGGTGAATCAAAGCTTCTAA
- a CDS encoding matrixin family metalloprotease has translation MFKWIVLSVTLLSLCACEKGPSLGPGDDDLLASENQADCGFVQNSYGQRISWKSNIPVKLKLHSSYPLEFEDALNKAAQHWNDAAGMTLFTFSRVTDSQANTAAKDSKSTVHVLTEWPWQEAPKKNYQALTTLYWRSNQIYEADLILNEQFFNFFTYDIPSMGSGVHLESLMVHELGHVLGLKHRDNTVASVMWSILSSDTIRNTLTQADRDTIKCEY, from the coding sequence ATGTTCAAGTGGATCGTCCTTTCTGTAACCCTTCTATCTTTGTGCGCCTGTGAAAAGGGCCCCAGTCTTGGGCCCGGCGACGACGATCTATTAGCCAGTGAAAACCAGGCCGACTGCGGATTTGTGCAAAATTCTTATGGTCAGCGCATCTCCTGGAAGTCCAACATCCCTGTAAAATTAAAGCTTCACAGCAGTTATCCTTTGGAATTCGAAGATGCGCTTAACAAAGCAGCCCAGCACTGGAATGATGCTGCCGGCATGACTTTGTTCACCTTCAGTCGTGTGACCGACTCTCAGGCAAACACCGCCGCCAAGGACAGCAAAAGCACTGTGCACGTCCTGACGGAATGGCCGTGGCAGGAAGCTCCGAAAAAGAACTATCAGGCGTTGACCACCCTTTACTGGCGATCAAACCAGATTTATGAAGCCGATCTGATTCTGAACGAACAGTTCTTTAACTTCTTTACTTACGACATCCCATCCATGGGTTCAGGTGTGCATCTTGAAAGTTTGATGGTGCACGAACTGGGGCATGTGTTGGGCCTCAAACACCGCGACAACACCGTGGCCAGTGTTATGTGGAGTATTTTAAGTTCAGACACAATCCGCAACACCCTGACTCAGGCGGATCGTGATACAATAAAGTGCGAGTATTAA
- a CDS encoding outer membrane protein assembly factor BamE, which yields MLRYAAIPLISLGLMLSACQTSMLKQFEEITPGMEKDDVLDLMGSPTQTQRFHGKDRWTYVFYDKRIKFVKEVQFFEGNAIYVGDVWQPPAEKNAVAMDSLNDRKNREIDEQIARDVEGHRRSYDEYEKKSKGEDKVRYVPDFEPVR from the coding sequence ATGCTCCGATATGCGGCTATACCGTTGATTTCGCTTGGCCTGATGCTGTCTGCCTGCCAGACATCCATGCTGAAGCAATTTGAAGAAATCACGCCTGGAATGGAAAAAGACGACGTTCTTGATCTGATGGGAAGCCCCACCCAAACTCAAAGATTTCATGGCAAGGACCGCTGGACTTATGTGTTTTATGATAAGCGCATCAAGTTTGTGAAAGAAGTGCAGTTCTTTGAAGGCAACGCCATCTATGTTGGTGATGTGTGGCAGCCGCCGGCAGAAAAGAATGCCGTGGCCATGGATTCATTGAACGATCGCAAAAACCGCGAGATCGATGAACAGATCGCCCGCGATGTGGAAGGCCACCGTCGTTCCTATGATGAGTATGAAAAGAAATCCAAGGGTGAAGACAAGGTTCGTTACGTTCCTGATTTCGAGCCGGTTCGTTAA